One segment of Fibrobacter sp. UWR3 DNA contains the following:
- a CDS encoding phospholipase D family protein, translating to MTKNKRKVIFTPVPTFTKYIQNEEHYSEVIARIAKVRETLWIGTADIKDVYVKQDGESMPLLGQLAALLKRGVGVRLIHAKEPGPNFREDFDRFKILATDLERVMCPRVHFKMMIFDLETAYIGSANLTGAGIGMKSSLRRNFEAGILTNDPELVQPAIEQFDTIWMGSHCKNCGRQEFCGDRIK from the coding sequence GTGACAAAAAACAAGAGGAAGGTTATCTTTACTCCCGTGCCCACATTCACCAAGTACATCCAGAACGAGGAACATTACTCCGAGGTCATTGCGCGGATTGCGAAGGTTCGCGAGACGTTGTGGATCGGTACCGCCGACATCAAGGATGTCTATGTGAAGCAGGATGGCGAATCGATGCCGCTGCTCGGGCAACTGGCCGCACTCCTGAAGCGTGGCGTTGGCGTGCGGCTCATTCACGCGAAGGAGCCGGGCCCGAACTTCCGCGAGGACTTTGACCGCTTCAAGATTTTGGCGACCGACCTTGAGCGCGTCATGTGCCCGCGGGTGCATTTCAAGATGATGATTTTCGACTTGGAAACCGCCTACATCGGTTCCGCGAACTTGACGGGTGCGGGCATCGGCATGAAGAGCAGCTTGCGCCGCAACTTCGAGGCGGGAATCCTCACCAACGACCCCGAACTTGTGCAGCCCGCCATTGAACAGTTTGACACGATCTGGATGGGCTCGCACTGCAAAAATTGTGGTCGCCAGGAATTCTGCGGCGACCGGATTAAGTAA
- a CDS encoding sigma-54-dependent Fis family transcriptional regulator, whose translation MSTSQSKIQELELLYKISSILNQTLDFESVAHPILEVVESMMGVEHATLTLYNRHTGEISIEIAEGLSSRQARKGRYKVGEGITGRVVETGKPIIIPSVAKDPDFLDRTGRGKTEDKAFLCVPVIMEHQVIGAFSADVQNPVEDELPEKLRLLEIIAQMLAAAVKLRREAREENELLKAENERLTLELKDRFQPDNIIGRSSEMQRVYAQIDQVSKSPLPALIVGEVGTGKGLVAEAIHYRSDRNMGPFVRVHCASMPESVLDRELFGSVRGALVGVFAETPGRVEQAEGGTLFLDEVGELSPNLQVKLLRLLQNGEVERIGARIPKKVNVRVIAATTKNLQQMVEEGTFREDLYYQLHIFPIYVPPLRNRKTDIVLLADHFVEHYCRIVGKNVRRLARTTINMLMSYPWPGNVRELENGIERAVLVADEDVIYPHHFPTTLQTAETSGTPVNGNLKLMVEAYEKDIICDALKSSKGKVAAAARSLSTTPRILTYKINQLGIDLASFGK comes from the coding sequence ATGTCCACCTCGCAATCCAAAATCCAGGAACTGGAACTGCTCTACAAGATCAGTTCCATTCTGAACCAGACGCTCGATTTCGAGAGTGTTGCACATCCGATTCTGGAAGTGGTGGAATCAATGATGGGCGTGGAACATGCGACGCTTACGCTTTACAACCGCCACACCGGCGAAATATCCATCGAAATTGCGGAAGGCTTGAGCAGCCGCCAGGCGCGCAAGGGCCGCTACAAGGTGGGCGAGGGCATTACCGGCCGCGTGGTGGAAACGGGCAAGCCGATTATCATTCCCTCGGTTGCGAAGGATCCGGACTTTCTGGACCGTACGGGCCGCGGCAAGACGGAGGACAAGGCGTTCCTCTGCGTGCCCGTGATTATGGAGCACCAGGTGATTGGCGCCTTCAGTGCCGACGTGCAGAATCCGGTAGAAGATGAACTTCCCGAGAAACTCCGCCTGCTGGAAATCATCGCGCAGATGCTTGCGGCGGCAGTGAAGCTCCGTCGCGAAGCTCGAGAGGAAAATGAACTCCTGAAGGCCGAAAACGAACGCTTGACCTTGGAACTCAAGGACCGTTTCCAGCCCGACAACATCATCGGGCGTTCGAGCGAGATGCAGCGCGTGTATGCGCAGATTGACCAGGTTTCAAAGAGCCCCCTACCCGCGCTCATCGTGGGCGAGGTGGGTACGGGCAAGGGGCTCGTGGCTGAGGCTATCCATTACCGTTCCGACCGCAACATGGGCCCGTTCGTCCGCGTCCATTGCGCCTCCATGCCGGAATCAGTACTTGACCGCGAACTGTTCGGCAGCGTGCGTGGTGCCCTCGTGGGTGTGTTTGCGGAAACCCCTGGCCGCGTAGAACAGGCCGAAGGTGGCACGCTGTTCCTGGACGAAGTGGGCGAACTTTCTCCGAACCTTCAGGTGAAACTCCTGCGTCTGTTGCAGAACGGCGAGGTGGAACGTATTGGCGCCCGCATTCCCAAGAAGGTGAACGTGCGCGTGATTGCGGCCACCACCAAGAACCTGCAGCAGATGGTCGAAGAAGGAACCTTCCGTGAAGACCTCTATTACCAGCTGCACATTTTCCCGATTTACGTGCCGCCGCTCAGGAACCGCAAGACAGACATCGTGCTCCTGGCGGACCACTTTGTGGAACATTACTGCCGCATCGTGGGCAAGAACGTGCGCCGCCTTGCCCGCACCACCATCAACATGCTCATGAGTTACCCGTGGCCCGGAAACGTGCGCGAACTTGAAAATGGAATCGAGCGTGCCGTTCTCGTTGCCGACGAAGACGTCATCTACCCGCACCATTTCCCGACCACGCTGCAGACCGCCGAAACGAGCGGCACTCCCGTGAACGGAAACCTGAAACTCATGGTGGAGGCCTACGAGAAGGACATCATCTGCGATGCCCTCAAGAGTAGCAAGGGAAAAGTCGCCGCTGCTGCGCGCAGTCTTTCCACGACTCCGCGTATTTTAACGTATAAAATCAACCAACTTGGCATAGACCTCGCCAGTTTCGGTAAATAA
- a CDS encoding AzlD domain-containing protein yields MNLRDYCFFLLVMAGVTYLLRAVPFVLLKGKIKSRFWRSFLAYVPYTVLAAMTVPAIFYSTNSVLSGACALVAAVIASLLGRGLVGVAVVACVTVLGVDGIMLLL; encoded by the coding sequence ATGAACCTGAGGGATTACTGCTTCTTCCTGCTCGTGATGGCGGGTGTCACCTACCTGCTGCGTGCGGTGCCTTTCGTCCTTTTGAAGGGCAAGATCAAGAGCCGCTTCTGGCGTTCCTTCCTCGCGTACGTTCCCTACACGGTTCTCGCCGCGATGACGGTGCCTGCCATCTTCTATTCCACGAACAGCGTGCTTTCGGGAGCGTGCGCGCTCGTTGCCGCAGTCATCGCGTCGCTCCTCGGGCGCGGCCTCGTGGGTGTAGCCGTTGTCGCCTGCGTTACGGTGCTCGGTGTTGACGGCATCATGCTTTTGCTATAA
- the rimO gene encoding 30S ribosomal protein S12 methylthiotransferase RimO: MPTKKPKVFVVHLGCAKNQVDAENLVGEMLHAGFATCDSAVKADYILVNTCGFIEAAKEESINAILAQINGKKARQKLIVSGCLSGRYGEELVKELPEVDYWVGTYKPGELLKKMGIVAPQSCDAENMERMNLGGFKHHAYLKIAEGCNRRCAYCAIPLIRGKQVSRSIEDIVEEAKELEKQGVQEITLIAQDTTYFGREKGKKGGTLAGLLRAILDNTNIPWIRTLYWYPMFVDDELLDLMANEPRLVKYVDMPIQHASDNVLKNMKRNYRKKELVDILHKIRERIPGVTLRTTVLVGFPGETHEDFEELMELLEDIQFDHLGGFVFSPEEGTPVMEMSLPAVDESEARARLDAVTDLQEEIDAEHAESMIGKKVRIIIDQVAEESEYHFYGRTEGNSMENDDIVKVLEGDADVGEFHDALVVDAEPHELIVKLL; this comes from the coding sequence ATGCCTACAAAGAAGCCCAAAGTATTTGTCGTCCATTTAGGATGTGCCAAGAACCAGGTCGACGCGGAAAACCTCGTCGGCGAGATGCTGCACGCGGGCTTTGCCACCTGCGACAGCGCTGTCAAGGCGGACTACATCCTAGTGAACACCTGCGGGTTCATCGAGGCCGCGAAGGAAGAATCCATCAACGCGATTCTCGCACAAATTAACGGCAAGAAGGCAAGGCAGAAACTGATTGTATCGGGCTGCCTCTCGGGCCGCTACGGCGAAGAGCTCGTGAAGGAACTGCCCGAGGTGGATTACTGGGTAGGCACGTACAAGCCGGGCGAACTCCTGAAGAAGATGGGAATTGTCGCCCCGCAAAGCTGCGATGCAGAGAACATGGAGCGCATGAACCTCGGCGGGTTCAAGCACCACGCCTACCTGAAAATTGCGGAAGGATGCAACCGGCGATGCGCCTACTGCGCAATCCCGCTCATCCGTGGCAAGCAGGTGTCGCGCAGCATCGAAGACATTGTCGAAGAAGCCAAGGAACTTGAAAAACAGGGCGTGCAGGAGATTACCCTCATCGCGCAAGACACGACATACTTCGGGCGCGAGAAGGGCAAGAAGGGCGGCACCTTGGCCGGCCTGCTCCGCGCGATTCTCGACAACACGAACATCCCGTGGATTCGCACGCTGTACTGGTACCCGATGTTCGTGGACGACGAACTGCTGGACCTGATGGCGAACGAACCGCGCCTCGTGAAGTACGTGGACATGCCTATCCAGCACGCCAGCGACAACGTACTCAAGAACATGAAGAGGAACTACCGCAAAAAGGAGCTCGTCGATATTTTGCATAAGATTCGCGAGCGCATTCCGGGAGTCACGCTCCGCACAACGGTGCTTGTCGGGTTCCCCGGCGAGACGCATGAAGATTTCGAGGAACTGATGGAACTGCTGGAAGACATCCAGTTCGACCACCTGGGCGGATTCGTGTTCAGCCCCGAAGAAGGCACGCCCGTGATGGAGATGAGCCTGCCCGCAGTAGACGAAAGCGAGGCCCGCGCAAGGCTCGACGCCGTGACCGACCTACAGGAAGAAATCGACGCGGAACACGCCGAATCGATGATTGGGAAAAAGGTTCGCATCATCATCGACCAGGTGGCGGAAGAAAGCGAATACCATTTTTACGGGCGCACCGAAGGCAACTCGATGGAGAACGACGACATCGTGAAGGTGCTCGAGGGCGACGCCGACGTGGGAGAATTCCACGACGCGCTGGTGGTAGACGCAGAACCGCACGAGCTGATTGTCAAATTGCTATAA
- a CDS encoding T9SS type A sorting domain-containing protein: protein MKKFFFLILPLLLSTLSFAAFDNGKFNYGRQWAGNLTASDVSNKGLSHIAIWLGDNEKYNEYWEGAMMGVCKEANLTPVIYAYVIAEYDKDKGNADCDMGNPNHCTNGAETIRKSWGNIIARYKSYAEGIAKDYGTSNPTIWLIEPDFIQYSRTGDSIDTRFSQVGGGIPDDSLAGYYFNSIVSTIKTALPNAKIAVDISPWLNDYIRVWYSKFDKSKVDYLFTSGGRTQGDNARIRGDNNNNLTWAGAWSAMGGKPIIADDGYGVGGASNGDYIEWLNINNLSARVQDGVIGLTIPEPADTLYKFAKRYNISITVQGSSSSTQSSSSMSSSSMSSSSSKVRTVFELTSGNVPQTVTAGDEMSPIVYRYENLTKVSAAVLSGLSGTKNSDKKTYTISGRIPENAPDSSFVMQLTVTGPDTNFVVKPVINVKHKPVVTTVEVTSNATQTVTAGDSIKPIVFKYANIKSYSVTKPSGFTYAVDGNTHEITVRGLLDDNLSDQELTVKVDVTGLDNNASASAKITVKHKPAMIAYEVVGGNADRTVTAGEEIEPIVYSYKNVRNFKLSGIPKGLKGELNGNEKTYTISGIVADSLTDHEYTYTISMTGIDNDSTATGKITVKHKPALPVLELTSGNANQKVTAGSDIEPIVFKIQNVTEVKASGLPAGLTGVISKSNTTYTIWGTVADSLTAYVYDYRIAVTGADGSADAEGKITVVERSSSSVASSSSEESSSSEESSSSEESSSSSLESSSSEESSSSVESSSSETPSSSSVESSSSEESSSSSEASSSSLEPSSSSIVTPPPSSSSEELASSSSEESSSSSAESSSSDANQVVVTGSLNQTVAAGGTFETITFSNVQTFNRDTWNIWFFDFKKSGDVVTVEGSVHESFPVGTAVETVTVNGQKYEITFVVTAPESSSSVASSSSSAPSSSSVVTPPPSSSSTSVSSSSAVESSSSESPTLAMSRVTSPLSMVVAGRTLHVSGTNDVSVEVFDMQGRPLMAIAHVKDSVNLESLHQGNVVVRLRAGSNTLVRRIVVK, encoded by the coding sequence ATGAAAAAGTTTTTCTTCTTGATACTCCCCCTGTTGCTTTCAACGCTCTCTTTTGCCGCCTTTGATAACGGTAAATTCAACTACGGAAGGCAGTGGGCGGGCAACCTCACTGCAAGTGATGTTTCGAACAAGGGGCTTTCGCATATCGCAATCTGGCTAGGCGATAACGAAAAGTACAACGAGTATTGGGAAGGAGCCATGATGGGCGTATGCAAGGAGGCGAACCTGACGCCGGTAATATATGCCTACGTGATTGCCGAATACGACAAGGACAAGGGGAATGCGGATTGCGACATGGGTAATCCGAACCATTGCACCAACGGCGCAGAAACCATTCGCAAGAGTTGGGGGAATATTATCGCCCGTTACAAGAGTTACGCGGAGGGAATCGCGAAGGATTACGGGACTTCGAATCCGACGATCTGGCTGATTGAACCCGACTTTATTCAGTATTCCAGGACGGGCGATTCCATCGATACGCGTTTTAGCCAGGTGGGCGGCGGTATTCCCGATGATTCCCTTGCGGGCTATTACTTCAACAGCATCGTTTCTACAATTAAGACAGCGCTGCCGAACGCGAAGATTGCGGTAGATATTTCCCCGTGGCTCAACGACTACATACGCGTGTGGTACAGCAAGTTCGACAAGAGCAAGGTGGACTACCTGTTTACATCGGGCGGGCGTACCCAGGGCGACAATGCACGCATCCGCGGGGACAACAACAATAACCTCACTTGGGCGGGCGCCTGGTCCGCGATGGGTGGGAAGCCGATTATTGCAGACGACGGTTACGGTGTGGGTGGCGCAAGCAATGGCGATTACATTGAATGGCTGAATATCAATAATTTGAGCGCCCGCGTACAGGACGGGGTCATTGGGCTTACCATTCCGGAACCGGCTGACACGCTCTATAAGTTTGCGAAGCGCTACAATATTTCAATAACGGTTCAGGGTTCTTCCAGTTCTACGCAGTCAAGTTCCTCGATGTCTTCGAGCTCCATGAGCAGTTCCAGTTCCAAGGTGAGGACGGTGTTTGAACTCACGAGCGGGAACGTGCCTCAGACTGTGACTGCGGGTGACGAGATGTCTCCGATTGTCTACCGCTATGAAAATCTGACTAAAGTCAGCGCGGCTGTCTTGTCGGGCCTGAGTGGAACGAAGAATTCGGACAAGAAAACCTACACGATTTCGGGACGCATTCCGGAGAACGCTCCGGATAGTTCGTTCGTGATGCAGCTGACCGTGACCGGACCGGATACGAACTTCGTTGTAAAACCAGTAATCAACGTGAAACACAAGCCGGTGGTTACGACCGTCGAGGTTACGAGCAACGCTACGCAGACGGTGACCGCGGGTGATTCCATCAAGCCGATTGTGTTCAAGTACGCGAATATAAAGAGCTATAGTGTAACTAAGCCAAGCGGGTTTACCTATGCTGTTGACGGGAATACTCACGAGATAACGGTTCGCGGTTTGCTTGATGACAATTTGAGCGACCAGGAATTGACTGTCAAGGTGGATGTGACCGGCCTGGACAACAATGCTTCGGCAAGCGCGAAAATTACGGTAAAGCACAAGCCTGCCATGATTGCTTACGAGGTTGTTGGCGGGAATGCGGACCGGACCGTAACGGCGGGTGAAGAAATTGAGCCTATAGTTTATTCGTACAAGAATGTGCGGAATTTTAAGTTGTCTGGGATTCCAAAAGGATTAAAAGGCGAGTTGAACGGAAATGAGAAAACGTACACGATTTCCGGTATTGTCGCCGATTCCCTGACCGACCATGAATACACGTATACGATTTCCATGACGGGCATCGATAACGATTCGACTGCGACGGGCAAGATTACCGTGAAGCACAAGCCCGCCTTGCCTGTACTTGAGCTCACGAGCGGGAACGCTAACCAGAAGGTTACTGCGGGTAGCGATATCGAACCGATTGTATTTAAAATCCAAAATGTGACGGAGGTGAAGGCTTCCGGCCTTCCCGCCGGGTTGACAGGCGTGATCAGCAAGAGCAATACGACCTACACGATCTGGGGTACGGTCGCAGATTCGTTGACCGCCTATGTGTACGATTATAGGATTGCAGTGACTGGTGCCGACGGCAGTGCTGATGCAGAAGGAAAGATTACCGTGGTAGAGCGGTCTTCCAGCTCTGTCGCATCTTCTAGCAGCGAAGAATCTTCTTCTAGTGAGGAATCTAGTAGTAGCGAGGAAAGTTCTAGTTCGTCGCTTGAATCGAGCAGCAGCGAGGAATCCTCGAGTTCTGTTGAATCGTCCTCGAGCGAAACGCCGTCGTCGTCTAGCGTCGAAAGCAGTTCTTCTGAAGAGAGTAGCTCTTCTTCCGAAGCAAGCAGTTCAAGCTTGGAGCCTTCATCCTCCAGCATCGTCACACCGCCGCCGAGTTCTTCCAGCGAGGAACTTGCGTCCAGCAGTTCGGAAGAATCGTCTTCTAGTTCTGCCGAATCCTCCTCGAGCGATGCAAACCAGGTTGTTGTGACAGGCAGTTTGAACCAGACGGTTGCCGCTGGCGGCACGTTTGAAACCATCACGTTCAGTAACGTGCAGACATTCAATCGCGATACATGGAATATTTGGTTCTTTGATTTCAAGAAGTCTGGGGACGTGGTGACCGTTGAAGGTTCCGTGCACGAGAGCTTCCCGGTAGGTACGGCTGTAGAAACCGTGACGGTTAACGGGCAGAAGTATGAGATTACGTTTGTCGTGACCGCTCCTGAAAGCAGTTCCTCCGTGGCGAGCAGCTCAAGCTCCGCGCCTTCTTCCTCCAGCGTCGTCACACCGCCGCCGAGTTCCAGCTCGACAAGTGTGTCCAGTAGCAGTGCTGTGGAGTCCTCTTCCAGCGAGTCTCCGACGCTCGCGATGTCGCGCGTAACAAGCCCGCTTTCGATGGTTGTCGCGGGCCGTACGCTCCATGTCTCGGGCACAAATGACGTGTCGGTAGAAGTGTTCGACATGCAGGGCCGCCCGCTCATGGCAATCGCTCATGTGAAGGACTCCGTGAATCTCGAAAGCCTGCACCAGGGTAACGTGGTGGTTCGCCTCCGCGCGGGCTCCAACACGCTGGTCCGCCGCATTGTGGTGAAGTAA
- a CDS encoding YhcG family protein codes for MASNIDFNGLCNAIAQIDEAFEENTAKAINKNVTARNWLTGYYIVHYEQNGNDRAKYGEKTLQRLAERLNKKSLSYRNLKLYRQFYSEFKCLARPVLEFTATEFGATRPLTADLGAKLDVLPPSESDLASSDCQIRQTPFAQSEKLEIPPEKLFNHLSYSHFLLIMGVENPLGRVFYELESMKGVWSFRELKRQIDSNYFERTALSKDPAKMSAIVQSRIAQSGHPLKLQDVVKSPYVYEFIGLKNKDVVEESDLEDALMNHLEEFLLELGNGFCFETRQKRILVDDDYFFCDLVFYHRILKCHVLIDLKANKIKYDDIAQMNLYLAYYRKNVMEKGDNPPVGILMCTKAGKELVEYTTTGIEESLFVQKYKLKLPAEDELTKWLKNEISGKKG; via the coding sequence ATGGCAAGCAACATCGATTTTAACGGTCTCTGCAATGCTATTGCGCAAATTGACGAGGCTTTCGAAGAAAACACCGCCAAGGCAATCAACAAGAATGTAACCGCACGCAACTGGCTTACCGGCTACTACATTGTGCATTACGAGCAGAACGGCAACGACAGGGCCAAATACGGAGAGAAGACGCTCCAGAGGCTGGCGGAGCGCCTGAACAAGAAGTCACTTTCTTACAGGAACCTGAAACTTTACCGTCAATTCTACTCGGAATTCAAGTGTTTGGCTCGCCCCGTTCTTGAATTTACAGCCACCGAATTCGGGGCAACCAGGCCATTGACGGCTGATTTAGGGGCAAAATTGGACGTTTTGCCACCGTCGGAATCAGATTTGGCAAGCAGTGATTGCCAAATTAGGCAAACACCGTTTGCCCAATCTGAAAAACTTGAAATTCCGCCTGAAAAACTCTTTAATCATCTCTCGTATTCGCACTTCTTGCTCATTATGGGCGTCGAAAATCCGTTGGGCAGGGTCTTTTACGAACTGGAATCTATGAAAGGCGTTTGGTCTTTCCGCGAACTCAAACGCCAAATTGACTCGAACTACTTCGAACGCACGGCCCTGAGCAAGGACCCTGCAAAGATGAGTGCAATCGTCCAGTCCCGCATTGCGCAATCAGGCCATCCGCTGAAACTCCAAGATGTCGTGAAGAGCCCGTACGTCTATGAATTCATCGGGCTCAAGAACAAGGACGTTGTCGAAGAATCCGACCTGGAAGACGCACTGATGAACCACCTTGAAGAATTCTTGCTGGAACTCGGCAACGGGTTTTGTTTCGAAACCCGGCAAAAGCGAATCCTTGTCGATGACGACTACTTCTTCTGCGATTTGGTCTTTTACCACAGGATTCTCAAGTGCCACGTATTGATCGACCTCAAGGCTAACAAAATCAAGTACGACGACATTGCACAGATGAACCTGTACCTTGCATACTACAGGAAAAACGTGATGGAAAAGGGCGACAATCCGCCTGTAGGCATTTTGATGTGCACCAAGGCAGGCAAGGAACTGGTGGAATATACGACTACGGGAATCGAAGAATCGCTTTTCGTGCAGAAATACAAATTGAAACTGCCTGCCGAAGACGAATTGACCAAGTGGCTCAAGAACGAAATCAGCGGGAAAAAGGGGTAA
- a CDS encoding GatB/YqeY domain-containing protein, translated as MASELLAKIKDDIKTAMKAHDAETLGTLRTLHSDIKNEAMKAGATPAQIEETITDAMCVDVLARSVKQKQEAIDILKKGGFMDKIPAEESCIALYRKYMPAEMTEDEVKALIAEIKAATGAASPKDMGKIMKELSPKVKGRFDAKRASALVQEALK; from the coding sequence ATGGCAAGCGAACTTCTTGCAAAAATCAAAGACGATATCAAGACAGCCATGAAGGCGCACGACGCCGAGACTCTCGGAACGCTCCGCACCCTCCATTCCGACATCAAGAACGAGGCCATGAAGGCTGGTGCCACTCCGGCCCAGATCGAGGAGACAATCACCGATGCGATGTGCGTCGACGTGCTCGCCCGTAGCGTGAAGCAGAAGCAGGAAGCCATCGACATCCTCAAGAAGGGCGGTTTCATGGACAAGATCCCTGCCGAGGAATCCTGCATCGCGCTCTACCGCAAGTACATGCCCGCCGAAATGACCGAGGACGAAGTCAAGGCCCTCATCGCCGAAATCAAGGCGGCGACCGGCGCTGCAAGCCCGAAGGACATGGGCAAGATTATGAAGGAACTCTCCCCGAAGGTCAAGGGCCGCTTCGACGCCAAGCGCGCATCCGCCCTGGTTCAGGAAGCCCTTAAATAA
- a CDS encoding AzlC family ABC transporter permease: MKFSKGVQDGLPIGLGYFAVSFSFGIAGSKLLSWPLVTFISMTNLTSAGQFAGLQIMADAAGTFIEMAIATFFINLRYSLMAISLSQKVAPNFGTFKRLLLATGITDEIYALAVSQAEPVTARYFAGLMVLPYIGWSSGTLCGAVCGEILPAVVTNALGVALYGMFVAIVVPQMKAHRPTLIAVLIAIACSCAFRYVPALSGVTVGFAIIICALVASLLGAALFPVKDNEDDTPDGQAGAQPASVQSAGVQTSGAQPAGECRQRKEGT, translated from the coding sequence ATGAAGTTTTCTAAAGGCGTCCAGGACGGCCTTCCAATAGGCCTCGGGTACTTCGCGGTGTCGTTCTCGTTCGGCATCGCGGGCTCCAAGCTGCTTTCTTGGCCGCTGGTCACGTTCATCTCGATGACGAACCTCACCTCGGCGGGTCAGTTCGCGGGTCTCCAGATTATGGCCGATGCCGCGGGCACTTTTATCGAGATGGCGATTGCGACTTTCTTTATAAACCTGCGTTACAGCCTGATGGCGATTTCCCTCTCGCAGAAGGTGGCGCCGAATTTCGGGACGTTCAAGCGCCTGCTGCTTGCAACGGGCATTACGGACGAAATCTACGCGCTTGCGGTAAGCCAGGCGGAACCAGTGACCGCACGGTATTTCGCGGGTCTCATGGTGCTTCCCTACATCGGGTGGTCCTCGGGTACGCTCTGCGGGGCGGTTTGCGGTGAAATCCTCCCTGCGGTAGTGACGAACGCCCTCGGGGTGGCGCTGTACGGCATGTTTGTCGCCATCGTAGTCCCGCAGATGAAGGCGCATCGACCCACGCTTATCGCCGTCCTGATTGCAATTGCCTGCAGTTGCGCGTTCAGGTACGTGCCTGCGCTCAGTGGCGTGACTGTCGGGTTCGCGATTATCATCTGTGCGCTGGTCGCCTCGCTCCTCGGTGCAGCGCTTTTCCCGGTAAAGGACAATGAAGACGATACGCCCGATGGCCAGGCCGGCGCGCAACCAGCCAGCGTGCAATCTGCTGGTGTGCAAACTTCCGGCGCGCAACCCGCGGGGGAATGCAGACAACGTAAGGAGGGCACATGA
- the rpsU gene encoding 30S ribosomal protein S21, whose amino-acid sequence MIGVIVKSNEPFERALKRFTKSCEKNGIISDVKKRQRFEKPSEEKKRIETAARRKRLKEIADQNRKRLY is encoded by the coding sequence GTGATCGGCGTTATTGTTAAGTCCAACGAACCTTTCGAACGCGCTCTCAAGCGTTTCACCAAGTCTTGCGAAAAGAACGGCATCATTTCCGATGTCAAGAAGCGCCAGCGCTTCGAAAAGCCCTCCGAAGAAAAGAAGCGCATCGAAACTGCGGCTCGTCGCAAGCGTCTCAAAGAGATTGCTGACCAGAACCGCAAGCGTCTCTACTAA
- a CDS encoding SPOR domain-containing protein — MKKTWSSSLCVVSLAGALLCGCGEKEEIVPDMQKKEPAPAVTKTEAAPAPADEPELVPIQSLSQGNAQKDEKAEPAKEAPAVTGNIQPQEDGQFVIQVSIQPSKKGADAIVKKLAEQKIEAYVAEVENPGELEGTYYRVRIGYFATFANAQEYGKQVLSALNFQWWVDNSRNDEVGNPAGDSDNSGESSSYYAPPQDNQPEPAPAPEPEPAPAPAPAPEPEPAPAPEPAPAPAPEPEPAPAPAPEPAPAPEPAPAPAQEPAPAPAPAPAAPPAPPAEDFVDDWE; from the coding sequence ATGAAAAAGACATGGTCGTCTAGCTTATGCGTCGTATCCCTCGCAGGCGCCCTCCTTTGCGGATGTGGCGAAAAAGAGGAAATAGTCCCCGACATGCAGAAAAAGGAACCGGCACCCGCGGTCACCAAGACCGAAGCGGCTCCGGCACCCGCCGATGAACCGGAACTCGTGCCCATCCAGTCCCTTTCCCAGGGCAACGCCCAGAAGGACGAGAAGGCCGAACCCGCCAAGGAAGCCCCGGCAGTCACCGGCAACATCCAGCCCCAGGAAGATGGCCAGTTTGTTATCCAGGTGAGCATCCAGCCCTCTAAGAAGGGTGCCGACGCCATCGTGAAGAAACTTGCAGAACAGAAAATCGAGGCCTACGTCGCCGAGGTGGAAAACCCGGGCGAACTCGAGGGTACCTACTACCGCGTGCGTATCGGCTACTTCGCGACCTTCGCGAATGCCCAGGAATACGGCAAGCAGGTGCTTAGCGCACTGAACTTCCAGTGGTGGGTTGACAACAGCAGAAACGACGAGGTCGGCAACCCGGCCGGAGATTCCGACAACAGCGGCGAATCCAGTTCGTACTACGCTCCTCCGCAGGACAACCAGCCCGAACCGGCCCCGGCCCCTGAACCCGAACCGGCACCCGCGCCTGCTCCTGCTCCGGAACCTGAACCCGCGCCTGCACCGGAACCGGCACCTGCTCCTGCTCCCGAGCCTGAACCGGCACCCGCTCCCGCACCGGAACCTGCGCCTGCTCCGGAACCAGCACCCGCTCCGGCACAGGAACCTGCACCCGCACCCGCTCCTGCACCTGCGGCACCCCCTGCCCCGCCTGCAGAAGACTTCGTGGACGACTGGGAATAA